In the Balaenoptera musculus isolate JJ_BM4_2016_0621 chromosome 2, mBalMus1.pri.v3, whole genome shotgun sequence genome, TATATGGGCTGTTGTCCCTTTCTTTATCACTCTTTCTTTGATGCCAAACATATCTGCCCCACTTCTCCAATGTGCCAAGGGGCTTGCCTGACATGGGGGTCCTGGTGCCCCTTGGCCATCCCTCTAAATCTTAACCTCTGTGCCCCATGCAGGCTGAGGAGCTAGAGACCTGCTTCTGCTACAGAAGCAAGACCATGGAGAGCTTTTCTCCACTTCCATGAAGCCTGCCTGGACCAACATATAGAGGAACGGTATGTTGGATGAAGTGGTCTGAGGCCATCCATCtaccacccccccaaccccgtaCACTGGCAGTCCCCTGGAACATGTCAGACCCCGATGGCACCAGCTATAAGGGATTTTGCCACAAACCATTAATGTGAGGTGAAAGGAATATTTCCAGGGTACATGCTAGGTATAGGGCACTATGGTAATTGCCTTGAAAAATCGTTCATTTAACCTTTGCAACAACTGTATGTCTGgattggagaaactgaggctaaggGAGGTTAAAGTCACTTGTTTAAAAATCCCACGAAAGGTAAAAATGGTataactgggattcaaacctcaCAGAATACTGGAGGTTAGCACCAACACGTGGAAGGCCAAAATGCAAAACCCAGACCGTGACCCCATAGCAGGTGTCACATGCATAAATGGCTCCAGGGACCAGGAGGTCCTGTGAATGAAAGTGGCAGGCTGGGTAGGGACTCTGGTGAATCGAGAACATAGAGCCTGTCTACACGGGGTGACCACTGATCAGCTCCATTGGAGTGTTGCCATGAGGGAATGCCCACGCGGTGTGGCCAGAGAAGCCCAAATCCAGATTTTTAcacaaaatgtttgttttaaaacactGACAAGCCTGCTGCCTCGTGTAGAAGAAAGCCACCTGCTGACTGGGACCATTCTCACTGGATTATTACGTGAGTGAGAAATGCACTTTCATTTTGCTCAGCCCCGACATAAGGGGGTTTCTTTATTATAGCAGCTAACATTACTCTAAGTAATAAATGAGTCAAGGGGATGGGAATGCTGTGGCTCCGCCAGgaaaaaatgctgaaaatgaCATGTGCACAACGGCTGGCCGTGTCTTTTTCACACTAATAGACAGGCCATGGAGCCAAGGGATTGCGAATGGACATCTGCTATGCTCCGTCAGATGAGGTTGCCGGGCAGtttgattacacacacacacacacacacacacacacacacacacacacactgctcttGTATATATATTCTAGAATCTCAGTGTTAAAGGTAGAAGTAATGGGCTTCAGAGACCATCTATTAAAACCTTATTTGTAGTTCAGGAAACTGAGAGGAGGCGGACTGGCTCAAGTCCACAGAACTAGTCAGTGGTGGCAATTCGACTAGTACCAGGTCCTCAGattcctcttcctcattctctgTGGTTTATCCCAGCTTGACAAAGCCTAACATCTGGATAACCCAGAAAGGACTCACAaaaggggagagatggggaggaacTGATTTCATGATTCTGCATCTACCATTTCGTCGGCTGAAGGGCATTTTTCATTATCAACTTTGTGGCTGGCAAAAAATTGAAAGAGTCTTCCAGCCAAGTCCTTCTCCCGGACTGCTTTTTTGGTGTTGTTTTGTGTCCTTTTGAATGCTATCCTCTAGCCATGACAACTCTTGTTAACCCATGACCCCACCAGCCCCTGATTTACCCTTGTGCCTTCGAGCATGCTGTTTCTTCTCGAATGTTCTTCACCACCAAGCCCCCTCACCAAGTTAAATCACTACTTATTCTTCCTTCAAGATCCTACCTAACTGTTCCATTCTCTGTGAAGTCTTCTTCAATTCTTGCAGGCTGAGTCAGTGTTTCTTTCTGTCATGTCCCTGTGATGCCCTGCCTATGACATTCTTCGACCACTCATGGCATAGAACTGTAATTTTTCTTCACACCTTGATGGCTCATATGCTTCATAGGCTTCTTCCCATCACTTAACTTTTGGAAAGGGTGACAGTACATACAACGTGGTCGCCACCCTCCTCTCCTTACCTGAGTTGTTCAGACCAGGACTGGACACATGACACAAAGTAATCAGACCACAGCACCCCAACCCCTTTGACACAGCCTTCTACAAGGGTTCTGCCTTTGGGGACTGGCCCTTTGGGGATGGAAAATGGGCCACATTTTCTCCATTGAACCCGCACTCAGATTTAAAAAGGGACGTTCTAGCTCGTTGTGGGGAACAGAGCTGTGAGGTCATGGTAGAGTGTCAGGGCTGGTGGCAGTGCCGGCCACGTGCAAGACAAACAAAGCAAGAGcaccttgggggtgggggaggaagtggATAGGACtgacagggagaaggaggaaggatgggGGACACCTTGTGGTTTCGGGGAGGTGGAACGTGGCCTTGGTTCCTGAGGGCTTTCAGGCGCCCATGGCCTGCCGTGCTCCTGCCTTGGGTTCCACAAGAGCCCCCCACCAGGCCTTCGCAGTATCGCCCCCACCCCCTTCATTTCTTGAACTAGCTTAATGGGTTTCTGCTTCTTGTAACCAGAAGAGCCTTGGTTAAAAGAAGTTCTACCTGCCTCTCTGTACTGTGAGTTTCTTGAGGTCAGGAACTCTATCTTACTCTTCATGGTAGCACCAGAATGTAGCTAAAGGCACACAGGGTGCTCAAAATACATTTGTTGAAAGagtcatgaataaatgaatgaatgaatgtgcctATTGGTAATTAATACACGGCGCTGTTTGTCCAGCTGGAATCCTGCCCTACCAGGCCTTTCTAATACAAAAAGCTCTTTCCCCTTTAATCATCACAGCTCCACCTCTTACGTCCTCCAGCGTCTTAAAGTCCAGACTTTGACAGGTGGCATTGTCCTGAAgcattttttgctttaaaaatcctGGGTCTGGCACATTGGCATCTGAGGAGACGACAGATACAAATAGGAGACACAAATAGGAGATGACACTTTCACCTCAACCACTTCAGCTCCAGAAGGAACCCAAGGTGACCCCCTAGACCTTTTCCTGAGGCAACATGGGGAGAAGCAAGCTGTCTTTAGAGAGATATAAgtgtagcttttatttttttttttaaaccaacccAACATTTCCACTGGCAACTGTCAACACAGCTTATGACATGAACACTGTTTCtttttcagctatttttttcttaaaaaatgtgtttaaaattaaacaggtgttttttaatttcttcttttcccttaaaaaatgtatttatgtcaatGCAGAAAGCCTAAAGATCTGTGGGCAGTCTTTTGGCGATTTCATATGTGtggttatttgtgtgtgtgtgtgtgtgtgtgtgcgtgcatgcgcgcatgtatgtgtgtgcgtgcgtgtgtgtgtgttttaaagccAGGTCCTTTCAAAATTTGTTGGGAAAAGATCTGTAGGGCACGCGAATCTCTCTATAAACTCAGGCTCCATGGGATTATGGCAGCTTTGATTCCTCCTACTGGGGCAAGAAATAGCCCATAGGCTGGAAAAAGAGCTTCAAGAGGTTTAAAAACAAGCAGGAATGTGGGAGAGATGAGGAATTCCAGTTCCTGTCTTGTGAAAATGCTTTCAAATGTGACCGGAGAGTCCAGGAGAGGTGGAAGGAGGCCctcattttcttataaaactctAAGTTTTTGCATTAAATCAAAAGATACAGTCAGAGCTCTTAGTCTGGTGCATTAGGAAGTGAGGGTGTGGTAAAGCTGACATTTCTCAGAAgcactgacattttaaatataatctttTCCCTTAAAGATCTCACTAGGTGGACATCGCGTCTCTCCTGCCTCAGATACGAAGCCAAAGATGTTCTAGAAGGCATATAGCCCTTCTGTTTCCCTAGCTGCCCTATGTCATCATATTCCATTCCTATTTTTGTCCCCTATCTCCCGCTTAGTGGGTCTTCCTGCAGAAGGGTAAACATATAGACATTGACACAACGAGACAGAATTCGAAAGGCTCgggcagggaagagaaaaatgacttcttGTTTTAAACTGGATTTTGACAGAAGCTTGATAGAAAGCTGTGCTCCTGCCAGAGCCCCCGTTCTTTAGTGCCCCGCCAGGGTGTGCAAACTTACTGCCACCCAAATGCCACCAGTCCATTCAAGAATGAAGAGAATAAACGGAGAGGGGGGGGAAAGGACCTCGATGGAGCAAGAGACAGCTGTTACCCAGTGCAAGTGGGAGAGGGTGTGTCTGCAAGTTCATGCCTCTACCCATCGGCTCAGACCTTGAGCTCCTTCACAGCACCGTTGTCACTAAcctcagagagaaaagacaagacGAACAAACAAATGATGAGCAAAACCTGATGGGAAAATGAAAGCCACCACGATAATGAAAAGAGAACCCCGAGCCAGCCACGTGGATAGGACTCATTTTCAAGCCTCGCCAGTGGAGTGAGAGAACGGTGATGTATCCAACTGGACAGACAGGAGAAACCCTGCCCCCGAGGAAAGTAGAAGCAAAGGAATAATCAGAAGGTGGAACAGAAGGTGGTGAAAGGGTCTGACTTTGTTATGGGTCAGGGACATGGCGGGAAGATGGGCTGGAGTTGGATTTGTCGCTGTTGTTGGTTTGTATTGAATTAAATACTTTGTAAAATGggtatttcctccattctgttGGATTGATTAAGACTCCGCCCTTTCAGTTCGCTGCCAGGGCCTAGTCGGGTGAAGTTCCTGGGGCTCGGGTCCTGATACTGCCTCTCCAGGGCTGCTGTGGCTCAGAACCCCTTGATGTAGCAGTAGGCTTCCAGCGTGGCAAAGAGTATGTAGAGAAGCCACAGGCTCACAAAGAGCCAAGTCGTGGCCAGCTTGCAGCCACGAGGGCCGCCCAGCTCCCCGCCCAGGTGGGGCCGCCGGCGGTACAAGAGCACGCTGATGCACACAAACGCAAAGATGGTGAAGAGGGTGACAGAGAAGGCCAGCGTGCCCTCTGACACGTGGAACTCCTGTCCCTGCAGGGCCCAGTAGATGGCGGCCACGGTCCAGGCCAGGCCAATGCCCAGGAACACGTTGACGGCGTTGCTGCCCGTGACATTGCCAATGGAGGCATCTGCGTACACGTCCTGGATGGCGGCTGCTTTGCTGGCAAACGTATCTGGAAAGAGGCAGAGACAAACAAGAGCTGGTGGGAGGCTGAGGCGTGGAGGGCCTACCTTTGAGTGTGTCCAGTAAGGCAGCTGGGGCCATCAGGCCAAGTCCGGGAATGACAGGTGGGGGCTTGGGGGCTacccccagctctgccatgaataagctgtgtggccttggatgGGTCACCTTACTTCTCTGGGCTTCCCGTTCCTCATCTGCCTGCGTCTGAAAGATTCCCAAGGTTTTTTCTGGTCCTGGTATTTACTGAATGGGTTTATTGTTCTCTTTTGACTACTTTTTCAGTAAGGGGAGTTTGCTGTCCCATAATATCTCCCCAGGGAACTTTGACATCCAGGGAAGCTTCTTACAGTTAAGTGCCTGATTGCACCTGTCACACGGGGCATTTACTTACGTAACAGACTGTGATTGAGCCCATGGGCTTAGCATTGCGCTAGGTGCTGGATTTATGGGGACGGAGGACATGCTGGGGAACCGTGATGGGGAGATACAAGGGGAGCTGTGGACTCAAGGAAGACGGGGCTCTGCCTTTGCAGTTAATATACAGAGCACAGGGCCTTGCAGGCTGTTTGACTTTAGATGTCAGCATGACTTGTAGGCACTGGAAGGACTGCCAGCCACCCTTTTATTTGACAAGTTAGGAAAAATAAGGTTCAAGGAATCTACTCAAGGTAAGTTATCAGGAGATTTGTCCTGAAAACCCTCATGTTAAGAGCCCTTTCCGTAGTATCACCCTACATCCAAAGAGCTTCAGCCAAAGCCACACATCAGCTGAGTGGACCACAGGATAACCTTCAAGCCTCTAATGCTGCCAGCTGTTCTCCGGACACACTGCAAGGACTTGGATGTGCCCCAAACTCTCCCTTGCCCGGCTTGTCCTGGCTTCCCTCCTTGTTGCCAATTTTCTCCCAGAGAAAACCTCTTGCCTTTTCTTGCCTATGaccttgcttttaaaattttttttacctctGATTCTCTGCAACTTCTTCCCACATCTGTTCCTTTTACCCATATCTGCTCCTTCCCCTCTGATGGCTCCAGTCCCTCGAGGCTCTGGAGCACAGAAATAAATCGCACATGGAGATTTATAAACTCCACATGGAGAGGGAAGCATGTCTGTCTTGTTTCCCATTATTGTCCCAGCAACCAGCACAAGACTGGATCaggctcagtaaacatttgtctaatgaataaataaaggcatGCCTGTTCCTGTTCATCTTTAGGtgtttataagaataaaaaagaatatgtaattCATCATATGAAAGGACGAGAGCTTGCAAAGCTTCCTTCACCTATCCTGCTGTGAGACACTTTGTACTCACAGGTGTCCTAAGCAGAGGAGGCTGGTGGGCATTTCTCCAGCACATCTTCAAGCAGGCTAGTCTGCAGCCAGAGGGAAATGGCCTATTCATCTGATGTGGAGGTTAAGAAATTGGCCACTTACTTGAGCAGGTAACTTaacctctgtgggcctcagtctcctcatctgtcaagtggggatAATAACTCTCCTTATTGAATAAGGTTTGGGTGAGCATTACAGGGCTAAAACAGGTGAGCTGCTTAGCATACATACTTCTTGACACATCaaaagtgctcaagaaatgttagctatCATTCTTAATAGTGGCAGTGACCCCTTTGATTGACTTCTGTGAACGTTAGGGGCAGAGGCTCTGTTAAGCTCAGATCTGAGATGGTAAGGAAGATAATGAGGCAAAGTGTGTAGGGGTCACTCGAACCAGGTAATACCCTCTTTGCAAATCCAAGCACCCCTCACTCTTACCTGGCACAGAGGTGCCAAACGCCACAAAAACAACAGCCGTGACCGAGTCCTTGAGGCCAATGGTGCAGCCGAAGTGGGAGGCCAGGTCCCCGATGACGGCTGTGAGCATGCCGATGATGAGAATGGAGATGACGAAGCAGGCCCAGCCATGGCAATACTCTGTGGGGGGCACGCAGGCAAACAGCACCTTCCAGAAGACCGTTAGGAAGTGCATGACGTAGTCAAAGCAGGAGGGCAGCCTCTCCTCACCTGACTCATCCTCATCCTCGTCCCCGGCTGCAGGCAAGACAAACAGGCCCGGGAAAGGACAGCAGGGTCAGATCCCCATTCATGAGCAAGTCAAGTCCAACCCACATCATGAGCATCATTGGCTGCACGGAGACTCCAGCTCTCTCCTGGGCAGCTGGTGCAGGCACCAGAAAACAGGCGGGAAATAGAAAATGAGTTGGGGGTGCCCCATTGGTCAGTTTGAATGCAGGGCACCCAGGGAGAGTGGGTGAGAGGACAGGGGagtaggaaagggaagagaaagagatgaagagaaaggaTGTGAGAACGTGAGAGGGACAGGgcagtgggggagagaggaaggaggacgGAACAGGCGCGGGGTTGCCTaggtgaaggaaagagaaatcagCTGTTTCCACTCTTCACTGGACACCCGTGGGGCTCCTCTCTAATCTTCCTGACGTGACTGCTGCAATAACCTCATGGTTCTGGTCATTATCCATCCCCAGCAGGACAGCTTTCGTTCCAGATCATGTGGGCATCCTGGGGAGACAGTGCCGTCCTCCAAATACCCCGTGGGATGGAGCAGGGATGGGCCTGGTTTGTCCTTGCCAGGAAATGTGGGCAGAGTTGCCCATTCAGCAGTCCAGGGGGAGAGGATGTGCTGGTGCCCTGTCAAAGGCAACCTCTGTCATGTTTTGACATAACCGGTGGAAGCAGGAGTCAGGACACTTGGGTTCCAATTGCAGCTTTGCTATGAAGAGAGTCTGGAACCTGGGGTAAATCATCTTTGGTTTCTGAATCTCAGCTCCCTCCTTTGAAAAAGGAGGGAATTAGATTATGTGGCTGATATTCCACTTATTTTCTCTATAGGGGCAAAGAAAGGTCATCAGAGGGGGGGACTGAAAGTATCTGAAGCAGGTGATAGGAAAAGAGGGGCAGCGAATGCAGCAGCAGTGGCCCTCTCTTCCTGGCTGTACTTTGGCTCTGGTGCTGGGACCTCAGGGATGTGACCCCGTGGGTTGCTATGACAACAAAGCTTCATGAAAAGAGACAAGGCCAGGAGTGCGGGGCAGTACAGGAGGCCTCCATGGTGCTAAGAGACAATACTGTGAGTGGTGGCAAGACCCCTCCCATCCCCATGCCAACCCGCATGTAGGCCTCCGGGATGCTGGCTGTGCTGTGGGTCCCCACGGAGGAAACCTGTCACTAAATGCCGAGGAGAGGTCTGAAGTCATCCAGGGCAGGGGTTTGTCAGTCAATGCAAAGTTTTTACCAACCCCAGACCCCCACATCTCTAAATCAGAATAGCcctgcattttacagaaaaggaggaACAAATTAATAAGAGGACGGAATGATGAAAAACAGAATTTCTTAAGTTCCTGTTCAGTACCAGACTCTGTAGCTTTCTACTCTCTTTGCTGAGAAAGGTAGCAATGGTTCCCTTTTTGGATGAGGAAATCAAAGCACAGAGAGGATAGCTTGTCCCAGTTCACACAGTAGAACCAGGGTTTGAAACCAGAGACAGCCATGCTCTTCTAGTTACCCCATAGGTCTCTTCCAAAATGACTCAGTGAAAAGGCAAACATCTAGGGTTAGAGCTGGGAAGACCGGCCACAGGGCCCTCCCAGAGACTGGTGAGTTGTTGACATGGCTGTGCTTTTGCTTCCCTGGAGCTTCCTGTGCCCATCTTGAGACCCTCTTACCTGCACTGACAGTGATGGCCTCCATGAACTGGTCCCTCCAGGAATGGGTCCCCACAACCAAGGCCAGGTTTGTCTTCCTGATCAGCTTGTCCACGGTAGTCTGTCAGGAAGATTAAAACTTGGAACCATGAGGTTAGAATGCTCAGAACCATTGTAGAGTCTGGCGCTTCATGGGAATGAAAGATACCCTGTACTCCAGGGGGCTCCACGTGAGTTCTGAAAGTTATGCATGGAATGGCCTTAGGGGGTGTCTTCTGGCATAGTCTTTCTATTGTCCTTTTCTTCAGTTGTGACTGCTGACATTGGATATTTAGAGCAATACAACAGAGAATAACTCTAATGATGTCAGTAAACCTAGCCTGGAGTAGtgaattttagtatatttgttttaaaaatacaattaaatagtGATGATACATTTAGGAgctttatagcttatttattcCATAGGCTATGTTATGTTTCCTCACAATATTCCTAAGATACAAAAGGCCAGCACTGTTTGTTCTgctttacaaatgggaaaactgagactggGGTAAGTGAGTTGTTCAGTTTCAACTTCACGTATTCAGTGGTGACATTGGAACAAGACTCCAGGTCTTCTACCTCCCACCTCATTACTTTATTATTCAATTACATTTCACTTATGGCCTGACCTTGAACTCATAGGACTCTTCAATGATGACCTCTAGTTTGGGGTGTTCACCCAATATTGGCTTTCCCATTTCTGCTATCCTCttggcttcctcttcctccacagtCAGCTTCCTGTCTGTCACCTCtgcaacaaaacaaaatcagactAGCTTTAGCCCATTTGCCATTCCCTGGAAGTCTAAAGCTCAGAGTATTAGGCATGGGCAGTGGGCACACGGCAAATAGCTCTTGAGGATGATTATTTTGCGTACTTTTTAGTGCCTTTTTCTATAAGGTGCTAAACACTTTATGATCATCAGACCATGAGAGTGTTCCTTGCAGGCCTGGGCTAaacattcttcttttgattttataCCTGGGTGGGCAATCTGACCCAAGGATCTTCTGAGAAATAGCACCAAGTGAAGTCCCAAGACATTTGGTGAGATATTGAAGAGCTGGGAACAAAAGCCAAATCTCTTGACCTTTAACAATTTTGAACTGTTGGGCATGACTGGTCAACTACTTCATGTAAGAGTTCTTGGGGGTCAGAAGCACATTTTCACCCAAAGGGAATGTCCACTGGTTCCCATTAACATCTGTCTCCAACACTCTTGGGAGTGTTCTCCTCTataaaggaggaagaagggatgtTTCCAGGAATATCTACATTTCATACTAGTGAATATTATCCTCACCATGAGAAACTTGGAAGATTTCCCCCCAAACTTCATGATTTCCAAATGAAAGATCCCCAGGATTTCTAAGGAACCAGGCACATTTCTTCTGAAACACAAATACttgttcaaaaacaaaacaaaagaaagctctTCCTCTATTTCCTTTTGAGGCATTCCCTGTCACCCCTCAGCATCTTAACTCATTTACCGGTGGTCCCTTCTCATGCTGAACAGTTAGAAATTTTTTGCACTTCAGCTGGTGAGTCCATTTAAAGACCACTTCACCATGAAGACGCGTTTTCTAGATTAAAGTGGACTAGAGATTGAGTCTTTTTATTCCCCTTTGATTAGAAAATTGCTCTTGGCATCCTGTTTCTTTCACAGCTCGTTTAAACATCTTTCCAGCCGAGTCCACATTCTTACATGCaattaattcttttatttgcctctttaattgctttcattcCACACAGTGAATCTCCTAGGGGAATTCTCTAGTCCTTGAATAATCTCAAGGACGAAATGGGTCAGAGGCCAAAAggtcttctcttctttttatcttgGGTATTTGTGAAGCATGGGGAGGGGTGAGACTTGAGCTCTCGAGGTTGCAAGGAAAAGAATTCACtggaaaaattataaaccaaGCAGAGAGtctgttttatataaaaatttctgAGTTGTCTTGAATGAAGCTGGTAAGAGTATGCGGAGGATTCCTGAGCTGGCTGTTTTACTCAGTGCTTCTGGCACCAAACACAGAAGGCAATCCCAAAACGTTGGGGGAGCTGTCCGTGGTGCTGTCCTCCCTTTAGTGTTGGTGACCACTTTAGGAAACAATTATTTCTCAACGATCAATGTCCTCCTGTACATTTCTATGCAGACACCCCCTAGCAGCCTGACTTCATTTAGTCCATATGAGCCTCTTATTAGTTAATTCTGAATATAAGTCTGGCTATGAAGTCAGTGATCCTAGAAGCCAGACTGCAAGCCACTCTGAATAAAAGTCTTTGGAAAAAGATGTATACGTAGATTCTTTAAAAGCATGGGTACTCTTTTCCTCTACTTGTAGCTTTTGGCACCATATCACAATGCCTATCCTAGTAGTGACAGTATTattccactcctccctccccaattCCCCCTTGTCATATTTTACATGTGCCACAAGAACTTTATACCAATGTAATGAGCTCTCCAGTGACTTATAAATGTACCTGTCTAACCCCTTGTCTAGCTATCAATCTAGCACTATATCCATCTGACAGGATATTGATCTAGCTACTGACCTGTCCACCCCTGTGGTGACAGTCAGTTTTTCCTTCTAGCTCTCTGCAGAAATCTCTTTGACAAATAACCAATCCTCTATCTTTGGATCTCCCACAGCCCCACAGTACCCCACAGAGgtactctctcactctctctctatatatatctgttaatTGATTGATTCACATGTCTTTAAATCAACTCTGATTTAGTATCTGGGTTTGGTAtcaatttctgcctttttctacttctgtaattATCATTCCCTTACACTCAAATAGTTAATTTCTTGAGAGAGTCATGAGTCTCAAACCTAAAAGACCATAATTATTCTGATCACTTGTTTATGTAACTCCTCTGAATTTCAAGTGTAGAGAATAAATGACAGGTGATCTTGATATTCAGACTGACTAAACAAACTCTCAGGTctaggagaaggaggaggaagaggaaaaagagagaatgagactATTAATAGGATAGAAGATTAAACAGATATTGGAAGAGAAAAGAGCTTGCCAGGTAAGACTGGAATAGATTGCCATGAATGTTCTACAGACATCCTCAGAAAGAAATGGGGCGGTGCAGACAGTGCTCTAACTCCCAGGTCCCTGAGCTTGGTGGTGTAGTTCAGATTGAAcatattttctctccatctttcatCACCAGGCATTGTAAATCATGTTTGCTTGGCCACACGGGAAAATCCAAACAAGGAGTTGAGATTTCCAGTGAATTTAAAGTCTAACCAAGGGCTCCTAAATTGCAGGTTTACAGATTGAAAGATCTAGGAAATGACaccttcttttcctgttttagcTTCTACTAGTATCTGTGCCAATGTGTTAAAAGTATAATGAAGCTTAAATTAAATCACAACCTttggtgtgtgcatatgtgtgtggctGGTGGGGGGGTAGAGGCAAGAGTTGGAACAAAAAAGCCCAAATGCCTCCTCAGGCGAGAAGATGAGTGAAGTGGAGAACACCCAATACTCTGACATTAAAACCCTGGGAGAAGAGTGGAATATATGGGACCGGAGATAGTCATTATCCTATTGATATAAGAGGAAGCAAGAGGCCAGGGAAGCTGGAGTAATTTTTTCCATAAAGGGAAAATGTAGGGGTTTTCctacttatattttttattttggtttgagACTCCAAGGAGGTAAATGTCCTTACTATGTGCACTGCCCCTTTCTCAAACTCAGCATACAGCCTATGGTGACTGAGTACCAATGAATTCTGTAAGATGGTTTGCCTCTCAAAtgaccttaaaatttttatacattcaAAGAACTGATGaagtataaaatgttattttaacataTGTTGAGACATCTTGTATAGCTCACTCTGCCTGCACCAAGAGTTATAGTATTGCTGATATGCTGGAAATGCTTTCCTAACTGCTCACAAAGTTGGACATTGTCTATGATTTGATTCCACTGATGCAAGCATACTCTCAAAGGAGATGTGTTTCCTACAACAGGCTCTAGACTCTGTGTGAGAATATCTCCAAAATAAATTCCCCCAAATTTCTATATCCAACCAGATCAttgcccccccccaccctgccatAATATTCTAATTCTTCTTGTTGTTCATGGCACATGTGATTTCAAGGATCAATGACAAATGAACCAAAGTTCTAGAAATTTAGGTCTCTGCTGTGATGAAATGGAAGATCTTCAGGATCAATAAAATTCCAGATTCCTTAAAAATTGCTTTTCATGTTCTCACAGCAGTTCCTGATTATTTATCCCTGGACCCCTCAAGatcaaagtattttctttctcatctcatcATGATCCTATTAGGAGAGTCAGCTCTGACTCTCATCCTCTCTTGCCCCACAACATGAGATGACAGAGGAATTAAGACTCAGGG is a window encoding:
- the SLC8A3 gene encoding sodium/calcium exchanger 3 isoform X3; the protein is MERGLSALLLSPEVTDRKLTVEEEEAKRIAEMGKPILGEHPKLEVIIEESYEFKTTVDKLIRKTNLALVVGTHSWRDQFMEAITVSAAGDEDEDESGEERLPSCFDYVMHFLTVFWKVLFACVPPTEYCHGWACFVISILIIGMLTAVIGDLASHFGCTIGLKDSVTAVVFVAFGTSVPDTFASKAAAIQDVYADASIGNVTGSNAVNVFLGIGLAWTVAAIYWALQGQEFHVSEGTLAFSVTLFTIFAFVCISVLLYRRRPHLGGELGGPRGCKLATTWLFVSLWLLYILFATLEAYCYIKGF